One Mycolicibacterium sp. ND9-15 genomic window, CGGAGCATTGCCTGAAATGCGGCTCATGACGTATCAGATGCCCGACGAACTACTGGCGATCGCCATGCAAGGCGAGTTCGATGAGTTCGACCTGAACGAGTTCTTCACAGCGATCGGAGAGAACGAGTCGGCGCAGTTTAAGTACAAGAGCGAAGTTCAGAAGTGGCTTGACATCATCCGAGGCGCCTACACGGCGACTCAAGTGGACAACCTCAAACTTGGCGCGAAGAAGCCCCCGTTTCCGTACTCCGATGTGCGCCTACTGCCTTACCTCAACCACTCATTCTGGTTCCTTCCTTCTGTCGCCTCTTGTTACGCGATGGCGAACCTGTTGGCTGAGAAGCACAACACCTTCTTTCACGACTACAGAGTTCTTACCGTCGCAGGAAGTAGTGCAGGAGTTGGTCTCGCGGCGTTGCCCCCAGTGAGGGAAGCAATAGCCAATGGGCATGACACTAAGACGATCACGTTGTCTTGCGGCAAGCTGACAACCGGGGTCACGGTGCCCCAATGGTCCTCGATGCTCATGCTTAGGAATCTAAACTCACCAGAGACCTACTTCCAGGCCGCATTCCGCGTTCAGTCGCCTTGGTCGATCAGAAATCCAAACGGCAACGACCCGAACGAGGAAGAGGTCCTAAAGCCGGTGTGCTTTGTGTTCGACTTCGCGCCTACACGCGCGCTTCGGCAGATTGCGGATTACGGCGCGGGTCTTGCTCCGGAAGCAACCAATCCCGAAGAGGCTGTCAAGGAGTTGGTCAGCTTCCTTCCGGTTTTAGCTTACGACGGCTCACACATGGCGCAGGTAGATGCCGGAGCGATACTTGACGTCGCCATGGCTGGTACCTCCGCGACTCTCCTAGCGCGCAAGTGGGAGTCCGCGTTACTCGTCAACGTGGACAACGACACCCTCCGGAAGATTCTTGCCAATCCCCAAGCCATAGAAGCGGTTATGAAGATCGAGGGTTTCCGGGCGCTCGGTAGCGATGTGTTTGAGACGGTCATCAACAAGAGTGAGAAGGTCAAGGAAACCAAGAAGAGTAAGGGTGACGACATAACACCGGCAGAGAAGAAAGAGCTTTCTGCCGAGGAGAAGGAGTACAAGTCGAAGCGAAAGCAAATCCAGGAGAAGTTGATCAAGTTCGCTACCCGTATTCCTGCGTTCATGTATTTGACGGACTTCCGCGAGAACACGCTGAAGGACGTCATCACGAAGCTGGTGAGGGGGACCCGTTTGGTGGTCCAGTCGTTATGCGACTTTCGGTTGATGGGTCGTGGCCCACTGTAGGGCAAACTCGGCCGGGGTGAGGTCGCCGTGGGCGGTGTGGGGCCGATTGGCGTTGTAGTCACGACGCCAGTCCTCGATGATCACCCTGGCTTCCAGTAGGGAGTCGAACCGCCACGAGTTGAGCAGTTCATCACGAAGCCGGCCGTTGAACGACTCGATGAAAGCGTTCTGCCACGGCGAGCCGGGATCGATGAAAAGCGAACCAGCACTGTTGAATCGGCACCAATCGCTCACGGCGTGCGCCACGAACTCGGGCCCGTTGTCGAAACGCACGTAGTGCGGTGCACCGTGTACCAGGGCGAGGCGGTCCAGCACGGCGACCACGCCGTCGGCGTCGATGCTGCGGTCGACTTCGATCGCCAGGGCCTCGCGGGTGAACTCGTCGATGACGTTGAGCATCTTGAGGGTGCGGCCATCGGCGGTGGTGTCGAACTGAAAGTCCATCGCCCAGATGACATTCGGACGGATAGGCGACATCGCGCCCACGGCCACGCCGATACCATTCAGCCGCTTCTTGCGGCGCCGCTGCGGCACCCGAAGCCCCTCCTCGCGCCACAGCCGGCGGATCCGCTTGTTGTTGACCTGCCAACCCGCGCGGCGGGCCATCTTGGCAGCGCGACGCCACCCCCAACGCGGCCGGTCGGTGGAGAACCGACGCAGCCACGCCCGCAGCTGGGCCTCCTCGGTGCTGATCGACGGCGGGGCCAGGCGCATCGTGGAGCGGTGCAGACCCACCACGGTGCACGCGCGGCGCTCAGAGACCCCGAACCGCTCACGCAGCATCGCTGCTGCGCGGCGCTTGCGGTTCGGGGTCAGAAGTTTCCCGCCGAAATCTCCCTGAGCATGTCGATGTCGAGGGCCTGGTTGGCGACCAGTTTCTTGAGCCGGGCGTTCTCGGCCTCGAGTTCCTTGAGCCGCTTGGCGTCGTTGGCCTTCATGCCGCCGTACTGGGCCACCCAGCGATGCCACGTCGATTCCGCGATCTCCAGATGCCGGCACACCTCGGCCAGCTCTTGGCCCGATGCGAGCAGCTTGTTGCCCTCGGCGAGCTTGCGGATGATCTGATCCGGGGTATGCCGCCGGCGCTTGTTCGATGCCATGTCGTCGTCGATTCTTCCTGCCCAAACACTCGGGCAACAGAGTCCCACAACGACTGGACCACTACAGTGGGCTCACCTCACTGGAGCCGCAACTGTTCAAAGCGGTTACGGGTCTGACGGTTGATGACTTCAACCTCCTGGTGTCCTTAAATGTCTTCAACAGCGCACACATGAATCAGGCGGTCTTTGCGTTCCGCCGCTACGAAGACGCATCGCTGTCCTACACCGGCATCGACAGCCATGAGGGTCTGAGCCACTACGGCCTCTATGACACGGTGGTCGCGCGGGAATGATTATCGGCAGCAGGAAATCCCCTTGGGGCAACTTTGCATGAGGCAAGCGATGCGCGAGCAAGTGACTTAGGCCCCATTGAGCCGACTCCCGAAGTCACTGCAGAGATCCTGCACCACCTTGAACATCGCGATGCAACTCGGCTTTGGCCAGTCTATGAAGGTCTCCAGAAAGGACTTTCAGCCGAGCAAATCGCCACGGAACTTGAGGTCTCGACTTTCACCTTCGTCTGGAACTACTCGCAGACGCTCAACGCCCTCACAAACGGCAAGCTGCCATCCTCGCCTTCTATGGCGCTCGCCAGCGCCAGGACCTTCCGCCGCCTCCTTCGCGAGGGTGACTGGTCAGAAGAAACCCGCAAGTATCTGCAGCACAACATGAACGAGTTGCAGACCGTTGCCGATAATGAAGCAGCTCGGAAAGTTGAGGACGAGCAAGCCCAGATCAAGACCGAACTGGCAGAGGCCAAGAACGTCCCGGGCATCTACGTCTATGCGCTACCCCACTACCTGAGATACCGGTTCGATGCGAGCGGCCGAACCCTGATGAAAGTCGGACATAGCGAGAGCGACCCGATCAGGCGGTTCAGGAATCAAGTGCGGACTACAGCACTCCCAGAAGAGCCGATCCTGCTGAGGATTTATCGCGTCCCAGAAGGCCGCTCGTCAGCGGGAGTGGAAGGCCAGTTCCACCGACTGCTGGAGGCTGCAGATCATTACCGCAGCGTGGCCAGGACAGCAGGCCGCGAGTGGTTCGTCACGAGCACTCGCTTCCTCGATGAGGTCGCAAAGATGCTCGATCTAGAAATCGAGGTAGTTGCATCCTCGGAAGTGGACGACGAATAGGCGCTCGCCCAGGTGAGACACTTCCGCAACAGACGGAACGCCCTCGGCCTGAATAGCCGAGGGCATCCCTGAGGTGCTGTTTTACCTAGTGAGCGTGACCGTGGTGGTGGCCGTGGCCATGACCGTGGTCATCCTCCTCTTGGCTTACTTTCTCGACAACTGCCGTCTCGGTCGTCAGCACCATGCGGGCCACCGATGCCGCGTTCAGGATCGCCAACCGCGTCACCTTGACCGGGTCGACGACACCCTCGGCCGCCAGATCGCCGTACGTCAGCGTGGCCGCGTTGAAGCCCTGTCCAGCAGGTAGTTCGGCGACCTTGTTCACTACGACAGCGCCGTCCTGACCCGCGTTGGCGGCGATCCAGTACAGCGGCGAAGCGAGCGCGGAGTCGAACACCTCGACGCCGAGGCGCTC contains:
- a CDS encoding DEAD/DEAH box helicase family protein, translating into MSRSIEELLPEKPEARLRIYAYSIDDQDHAGQLKIGQTTQDVKTRVAQQLKTAAIKNYTIQIDESAERDDGSVFTDHQVRTRLKQKGFANPQLEWMKCSVADVLTVLVELSSGQELSGTHHETFKMRPEQAAAVNKTHAYFHSIWKEDMHAVPRFLWNAKMRFGKTFATYQLAKKLGANKILVVTFKPAVEDAWQNDLDSHADFHGWQYLSKASGKNPTSANPRKPIVYFGSFQDLLGKDKSGNIKAKNAWLHETNWDLVVFDEYHFGAWRDRAKELFEGEDESEAKKEAAAEYNPELDGFNEELDDLAGREADFLPITTKAYLYLSGTPFKALATGEFIEEQIFNWTYTDEQRAKRQWAEGHPQAWNPYGALPEMRLMTYQMPDELLAIAMQGEFDEFDLNEFFTAIGENESAQFKYKSEVQKWLDIIRGAYTATQVDNLKLGAKKPPFPYSDVRLLPYLNHSFWFLPSVASCYAMANLLAEKHNTFFHDYRVLTVAGSSAGVGLAALPPVREAIANGHDTKTITLSCGKLTTGVTVPQWSSMLMLRNLNSPETYFQAAFRVQSPWSIRNPNGNDPNEEEVLKPVCFVFDFAPTRALRQIADYGAGLAPEATNPEEAVKELVSFLPVLAYDGSHMAQVDAGAILDVAMAGTSATLLARKWESALLVNVDNDTLRKILANPQAIEAVMKIEGFRALGSDVFETVINKSEKVKETKKSKGDDITPAEKKELSAEEKEYKSKRKQIQEKLIKFATRIPAFMYLTDFRENTLKDVITKLVRGTRLVVQSLCDFRLMGRGPL
- a CDS encoding GIY-YIG nuclease family protein; this translates as MHEASDARASDLGPIEPTPEVTAEILHHLEHRDATRLWPVYEGLQKGLSAEQIATELEVSTFTFVWNYSQTLNALTNGKLPSSPSMALASARTFRRLLREGDWSEETRKYLQHNMNELQTVADNEAARKVEDEQAQIKTELAEAKNVPGIYVYALPHYLRYRFDASGRTLMKVGHSESDPIRRFRNQVRTTALPEEPILLRIYRVPEGRSSAGVEGQFHRLLEAADHYRSVARTAGREWFVTSTRFLDEVAKMLDLEIEVVASSEVDDE
- a CDS encoding IS3 family transposase (programmed frameshift), with amino-acid sequence MASNKRRRHTPDQIIRKLAEGNKLLASGQELAEVCRHLEIAESTWHRWVAQYGGMKANDAKRLKELEAENARLKKLVANQALDIDMLREIFGGKLLTPNRKRRAAAMLRERFGVSERRACTVVGLHRSTMRLAPPSISTEEAQLRAWLRRFSTDRPRWGWRRAAKMARRAGWQVNNKRIRRLWREEGLRVPQRRRKKRLNGIGVAVGAMSPIRPNVIWAMDFQFDTTADGRTLKMLNVIDEFTREALAIEVDRSIDADGVVAVLDRLALVHGAPHYVRFDNGPEFVAHAVSDWCRFNSAGSLFIDPGSPWQNAFIESFNGRLRDELLNSWRFDSLLEARVIIEDWRRDYNANRPHTAHGDLTPAEFALQWATTHQPKVA